One part of the Bacillus sp. FJAT-27916 genome encodes these proteins:
- a CDS encoding SGNH/GDSL hydrolase family protein, whose translation MKIICFGDSITRGVTYMKGRLRIIKQNYPTILQDWFGQKEGPPIEVVNKGVFNDNSAHLLERLEKDVLAEHPAIVLIGIGGNDCNFKWAEVAEFPRDDHTPTVPLDSYIENIKTIISKVKEEGITPILLAMPPLDPVRYYEYTAHLFSSKISEWICRTGGIEHWHGMYNRTLKKTAKELGVKFIDIRTAMKKAGELKVLISDDGIHPTEAGYQAIASEIYHSLLSILKKEEDAAKPYSLS comes from the coding sequence ATGAAAATCATTTGTTTTGGAGACAGTATCACACGCGGAGTTACCTATATGAAGGGACGGCTTCGCATCATAAAACAAAATTATCCAACTATCCTTCAAGATTGGTTCGGACAGAAGGAAGGTCCACCTATCGAGGTGGTAAACAAGGGCGTCTTTAATGATAACTCAGCACACCTATTAGAACGGCTGGAGAAAGATGTACTGGCGGAGCATCCTGCTATCGTACTGATTGGCATTGGCGGAAACGATTGTAATTTCAAATGGGCTGAGGTGGCCGAATTTCCAAGAGATGACCATACACCAACCGTGCCTCTTGATTCTTATATCGAGAATATCAAAACCATCATATCGAAAGTAAAAGAGGAAGGAATTACCCCTATCCTGCTTGCCATGCCGCCTCTAGATCCGGTGCGCTATTATGAATACACCGCCCATCTATTCAGCTCTAAAATCAGTGAATGGATCTGCAGGACTGGCGGGATTGAGCATTGGCATGGGATGTACAACCGGACATTGAAGAAGACGGCAAAGGAACTCGGCGTGAAATTTATTGACATCCGCACTGCCATGAAGAAGGCCGGCGAGCTTAAAGTACTAATCAGCGATGACGGCATTCACCCGACTGAGGCGGGTTATCAAGCGATTGCTTCAGAAATCTACCACTCTCTTCTCTCCATCTTAAAGAAGGAAGAGGATGCAGCAAAACCTTACAGCCTTTCATGA
- a CDS encoding YceI family protein, with the protein MAKYTVDNSHSHIGFQVKHMMVSKVKGSFEEYTAEVEAADLADLTTAKIGFTIDVASINTKSDDRDNHLKSPDFFDAEKYETIKFHSTSITGAGSDYEVTGDLTIKDVTKPVTFDVTYNGKGTNPWGVEVYGFEGETTINREDFGLTWNAALETGGVLVGKDIKINLELELNPQA; encoded by the coding sequence ATGGCAAAGTACACAGTTGATAACTCACATTCACACATCGGTTTTCAGGTGAAACACATGATGGTATCCAAGGTAAAAGGGAGCTTCGAGGAGTATACGGCTGAAGTAGAAGCGGCAGATCTAGCGGATTTGACTACAGCAAAGATTGGCTTCACGATTGATGTCGCAAGCATCAACACGAAAAGCGACGACCGCGATAATCACTTGAAATCACCAGACTTCTTTGATGCAGAGAAATATGAAACTATTAAATTCCATTCTACATCCATAACTGGCGCTGGATCTGACTATGAAGTAACAGGCGACCTTACGATTAAGGATGTCACAAAACCTGTCACTTTTGATGTAACCTACAACGGAAAGGGAACAAACCCTTGGGGCGTTGAAGTATATGGCTTTGAAGGAGAAACAACCATCAATCGCGAGGACTTCGGATTAACTTGGAACGCAGCGTTAGAAACAGGGGGCGTATTGGTCGGCAAAGATATTAAGATCAATTTAGAGCTTGAGCTTAACCCGCAGGCCTAA
- a CDS encoding DNA alkylation repair protein, with protein sequence MDAETVMQELKALGKERTKKIYLSNGAHEPLFGVATGAMKPIAKKIGINQPLAEELYATGNYDAMYFAGIIADPKSMTEKDFNRWMDKAYFYMLSDYVVAVTLSESQLAQEMADKWIASGDELRMSAGWSCYCWLLGNRPDDQFSKEKIAHMLEIVKKEIHEAPERTKAAMNLFLYTVGISFVPLNEKALETAAAVGKVEIKREKKKSSYLHAYENIQKDMAKGRLGFKRKYVRC encoded by the coding sequence ATGGATGCCGAAACCGTTATGCAGGAGCTTAAAGCGTTGGGCAAGGAGCGAACGAAAAAAATATATCTTTCAAATGGTGCGCACGAACCGCTATTTGGCGTGGCCACAGGTGCCATGAAGCCAATCGCCAAAAAAATAGGCATCAACCAACCATTGGCTGAGGAGCTTTATGCGACTGGGAACTATGATGCCATGTATTTCGCGGGGATTATTGCCGACCCGAAGTCCATGACAGAGAAAGATTTCAATCGCTGGATGGATAAGGCCTATTTCTATATGCTGTCCGATTATGTGGTGGCCGTGACCTTATCGGAGTCCCAGCTTGCACAGGAAATGGCGGATAAGTGGATCGCGAGCGGGGACGAGCTGAGAATGTCTGCGGGATGGAGCTGCTATTGCTGGCTTTTAGGAAACCGCCCGGACGATCAGTTTTCTAAAGAAAAGATCGCCCATATGCTTGAAATTGTGAAGAAGGAGATTCATGAAGCACCTGAGCGAACAAAAGCGGCTATGAATCTATTCCTCTATACGGTTGGAATTTCCTTTGTCCCCCTGAATGAAAAGGCGCTTGAGACGGCAGCGGCAGTAGGGAAGGTAGAGATTAAGCGGGAAAAGAAAAAGAGCAGCTACTTACATGCCTATGAAAACATTCAAAAAGATATGGCCAAAGGAAGGCTAGGGTTTAAACGAAAGTATGTGAGATGCTAA
- a CDS encoding LutC/YkgG family protein encodes MHTAFKRTNRDGLAKVLAETLDSYGCKEIIMSNDVRYEEFGLVKYFEEQKNQLNVHVWDPSIGKDNQMIAERADVGLVFSDITLAEPGTVTLFNNKNNGRSISLLPRTFIAIIPKSTLVPRMTQAAKYIHEAQSAGQDVPSYVSFITGPSNSADIEMKLIVGVHGPVKATYIVVD; translated from the coding sequence ATTCATACGGCTTTTAAACGAACAAATCGCGATGGTTTAGCTAAGGTATTAGCTGAAACGCTTGATTCATATGGCTGCAAAGAAATAATAATGTCTAATGATGTGCGTTATGAGGAGTTTGGACTCGTAAAGTACTTTGAGGAGCAGAAAAATCAGCTGAATGTACATGTATGGGATCCTTCTATTGGCAAGGATAATCAAATGATTGCGGAAAGAGCAGATGTGGGCCTTGTATTTAGTGACATTACTCTTGCCGAACCTGGCACAGTAACATTGTTTAATAATAAGAATAATGGCCGTTCGATTAGTCTGTTGCCGCGGACATTTATCGCTATTATTCCTAAAAGCACTTTGGTGCCAAGAATGACTCAGGCAGCTAAATACATCCACGAAGCACAATCCGCCGGTCAAGATGTCCCTTCATACGTTAGTTTCATCACCGGCCCAAGCAACAGTGCTGATATTGAAATGAAACTTATTGTCGGCGTCCACGGACCTGTTAAGGCTACATATATAGTGGTTGATTAA
- a CDS encoding NAD-dependent epimerase/dehydratase family protein, with translation MKNILVLGGTRFFGRKLVDLLVEDGHKVTILTRGQSGNPFGDKVEHLTADRCNKEELAKAVEGRHFDIVYDNICYSSNEAYEFCEVFNGKISKLVFTSTLSTYDIDGKEKHEGDFDPYQQEIRMGDKRGFTYGEGKRQAEAVFFKYAKFPVAAVRFPIVMGEDDYTRRLHFHIERITKREPIGFVNTDAEMSFIQGTEAAQFLKWAGMTEIEGPINATANGKISMAELITLIEKATGESARISLVGNDDIRSPYAIPDSWYMSNQKAEENGFNFSHLDDWLEPLINTIANQAE, from the coding sequence GTGAAAAATATCCTCGTACTAGGCGGCACTCGTTTCTTCGGCCGCAAATTAGTAGACCTATTAGTGGAAGACGGACACAAGGTAACGATTCTGACAAGGGGTCAATCAGGCAACCCGTTTGGCGATAAAGTCGAACATCTGACTGCTGACCGCTGTAACAAGGAGGAATTGGCTAAAGCTGTTGAAGGCCGTCACTTTGACATCGTATACGATAATATTTGCTATTCCTCGAATGAAGCGTATGAATTCTGTGAAGTATTTAACGGCAAAATCTCAAAGCTTGTATTCACCTCAACATTATCGACCTATGATATAGATGGAAAAGAAAAACACGAAGGTGATTTTGACCCGTACCAACAAGAGATTCGGATGGGCGATAAGCGTGGGTTCACTTATGGCGAAGGAAAACGCCAGGCAGAGGCCGTTTTCTTCAAATACGCCAAGTTCCCTGTCGCCGCTGTTCGCTTCCCGATCGTGATGGGCGAAGATGATTATACACGGCGTCTGCATTTCCACATTGAACGCATAACCAAAAGAGAACCTATCGGGTTTGTGAACACCGATGCAGAAATGTCTTTCATTCAAGGAACAGAGGCAGCACAATTCTTGAAATGGGCTGGGATGACCGAGATTGAAGGACCGATCAATGCTACGGCGAACGGGAAAATATCTATGGCAGAGCTGATTACGTTAATCGAAAAAGCGACCGGAGAATCCGCCAGAATATCGTTAGTGGGCAATGATGATATACGTTCCCCGTATGCCATCCCAGACTCCTGGTATATGTCCAATCAAAAAGCAGAAGAGAATGGATTCAACTTCAGTCACTTGGACGATTGGCTGGAACCGTTAATCAACACTATTGCAAACCAGGCAGAATAA